Genomic segment of Candidatus Flexicrinis affinis:
CACGCTGAGGCAGGACGGTGGCGCCCATTGCCGCCTCGAACACCGTATGAACATCCGGCAGGAAGAAACCGGCGACGCACTGTACTGCCGCGTCGCCGTCGAACGGGGCTGTGAGATGCTCAAGCCAGCGATCGGTCAAGCGCACACCCGCGTCAGTCGCGGCGATAACATCCCCCGACGCCGCTGCGATGGCGAGATTGCGCCCCCGGCTGATATTCGCGCCATGCTCGATGCGCAGCAGAATTGGCAGTCGATCGGCGTAGCTCTCGATGATCGCCGCAGTTCGATCCGTGCTGCCGCCGTCAACGATAACGATTTCGTCCGGCACGCGCGACTGTGCCGCCAGCGACTCCAAGAGCCGCCGGATCGACTCGCCCTCGTTGAGGACGGTAGCGATCACAGAAACGCGCATGAACGGGCCTTTCGGCTTCGCAGCTAGGCGCGGTGCCGCTCTGCGAACGCCTGATGGAACGCGATGATCGCCTGCGTACCCTTATGGTAGAGGTCGAGGCTGAAGTGCTCGTCTGGTCCGTGCGCGCCGTCGGTGCTCAATCCAAATCCCATCAGGATCACGGGGAGGCCAAGCTCGCGCTGAAAGTCGGAAACAATCGGGATACTGCCACCTTCGCGCATGAACACCGGCCGGCGCCCCCATGCTTGCGTATACGCATCGATCGCGGCCTGCATCGCTGTCGAGTCGCGTTCGGTCAAAGCCGGGTCGCCGACATGGAGCAGCCTGACCTCGCTCTTGACGGTCGGCGGCGTGATCTGCGCGACATGCGCTTTGACCTTCTCGTAAATGTCATGGGGTTTCTGATCGGCCACCAACCGGCAGCTGATCTTGGCCATCGCCTTCGCGGGCAGCACGGTCTTCGCGCCGGCGCCGGTAAAGCCGCTCAGCATCCCGTTGACCTCCAAAGTCGGTCGTGCGCTGACACGCTCGCGCAGGCTGTAGTCCGACTCGCCCCACGGAGTCGTCAGTCCGGTAGCGCGCGACCAGTCCTCGTGCGCCCACGCCGTCTTCGCCAGCTCGTCGCGTTCTTCGGCGTCGAGCGGGCGCACGTCGTCATAGAAACCGGGGACGCTTACCGCACCGTCGGGATAGTGCAGCTTGGTAATGATTTCGGCCAGCGCCTGAGCCGGGTTGTGCACCGTGCCGCCGAAACCGCCGCTGTGCAGGTCGGTCGCCGGCCCCTGAACGTGGATCTCCATATAGGCGAGGCCGCGTAGTGCATAGACGATCGAGGGCTGCTCG
This window contains:
- a CDS encoding dipeptidase, whose protein sequence is MTQEALMSPQEYAAAHADRFNAKLFDLVRIPSVSTTPELAGEVKRAGQWLVDEMKRIGFPTAELIATNGHPIVYGEWLTAGADRPTVLIYGHYDVQPADREADGWATDPFEPVVKDAVLYARGSTDDKGPVVAHLNAIESLVNTGGLPVNIKVIFEGEEEISSLHLGQFVAEYKDRLSADACLISDTSIYSAEQPSIVYALRGLAYMEIHVQGPATDLHSGGFGGTVHNPAQALAEIITKLHYPDGAVSVPGFYDDVRPLDAEERDELAKTAWAHEDWSRATGLTTPWGESDYSLRERVSARPTLEVNGMLSGFTGAGAKTVLPAKAMAKISCRLVADQKPHDIYEKVKAHVAQITPPTVKSEVRLLHVGDPALTERDSTAMQAAIDAYTQAWGRRPVFMREGGSIPIVSDFQRELGLPVILMGFGLSTDGAHGPDEHFSLDLYHKGTQAIIAFHQAFAERHRA